The Mercenaria mercenaria strain notata chromosome 6, MADL_Memer_1, whole genome shotgun sequence genome contains the following window.
CATTAAGCTATTTATTTAAGAACTGCATTTATAAATGCTATTTTTCGTGCGCTTATACGGGTATAAAACACATTGAGACGTGTTTCAAATCAATGAATCGCGCTTATATTTTACAGTACATTGCTACAAAATAAATGGTTTGTTTTCCAAGagtatcaaaattataaaaataaaaatcagaatatCGATCTTTTGAACACCTGAAATGAACAGCTAAAAATACTCTTCCACGTTCAGCTGTAAAATGCCTACCGATGAAAATACAGTTCTtggtttttattcaaaatattttaaatccagtgaaaaatcattcagttgttttgattcagttttgatctttaccgTCAGAAATATTAGTTAACGCTGAATAATTGTGCTTTTTTATAATTTGAGTGCCCATTTCTGAAAGAATTGTTCGAACTACGCCATTTTGTACGTGTTTTCTCTTTCGTGAATGGTGACAGAGTGAGCATGAAATATCATGAAAAAGGCCAttattgaataatttttgtacGAATGTAATGCTTTTTCTCGTTCCATACATAATACatagtaaatgaaaatattccCAGGTGATATTTCTGCACTACAATTTATTCTTTACTCCATTTTAAATGATTATGTAGAAGTCTTCACAAAGTTTTGGTTAGTCTGGTAGTGCACACTTTTAGAAACTATCCAAATATATCGCATTTTGTGCATTGAGATACTTTGGAACTGTCTCAGCAAGTCTTTGTAAGTAGTCCAGTTTGGTTTAAGTTCGTTCATATAATGATTAGAAACTCTAAAACAAGCAATGAATATAGTTACTTGAATCGCATTTTGACGCAACACTTTCATGTGCATTTCATTACGGGCTTAAAAAACATACAATTTCTTGATGCAATTTATTGATAATGATTTGGTACTTTTTTCATAGATCGATCGCCTGGAGTTTATTGGTAGCATGGCTGAAGATACTAGAATATGGGTACCAGAACTGGCGTCGTGTGAATGGGACCTCGAGTTTGATTACTTAGTAGTCATAAAGTCATGGCCCGGATGTGGCGATTTTATATTCGTGCCAAGCGATGAAGAAGGTAAAATGAAGATAATGTATGAAGTAACTGATCCTCAGTCAGTAACTGGTAAATACATGAACTTGAACACCGCTATGAAACTGTCGTTTATGAACACCGTACTAAAAGGCATACGAGCAAAGTGTGAAAGAAATATGTGTACTCGCCAATTAAGCAATTTGCGTACAGATCACGGCTGTCAGTGCTGCACAATTTATATGAAAACTGGTAATTTAAGGATTACTGACGTACCAATTTCAACTGGAAATGTCAAGCAGGAAACGGTCCTTTTTTTCGTGTGGTCAAGTATCGAAAGATCAGTATGTAATCCATTTAGACCTATCAAACTACCAAATAGATCACATGATCAATACGCAGAAGATATGTTACAAATTAAAGTTGATTTTAATCCTGTTCTTGAAGTGAACAATAAAATGATAGTAGAACGGAAGGCCGACGGGAAAGCAGTAGTActtgaagaaaacaacaaatattttcttttccccTATTTTCCACGTTTAAATAATTTAGATTGGAGAATCTCAACGTGTCACTCAGaactaaaacatttaaaagatacCTCAAAGGAACATAAACtggcattttgtgttttgaaatttattgGGAAAGCCTTCCAGGTTTACGGCAACATAGAGTACGTTAAATCATATGAGGCAAAGTGTGTAGTTCTAAATCATATAAGAGGTGTCAAGCACCAAACAGAGGAGCGCATATATGCCTTTTAGATGTGATCAAGGATATATATGAATGTGCGCGAAACGGAGATTTACCCCACCCGGTATTGCCATCGTGCAATGTCTACCATATGAGTTTTCGTAGAAGCTATTTAGACACTTCAGaacaacaaaaagtaatattgtGTAAATgtctgttttcattatttgagcAGCAGGAACATGTTTCGGTAGAGGATTTATATTATGATATAACGAGTCTTAACAATGTGTGTAACAACTATAGGAGGACAAAAGACGATAAATTGTATGATGACTTTTTGAAGAAGAGAAGGGAGGCCAGTGCCAAAAAGGTTTTAGAGGATGAAAGCGGTCTTGCACCATTACATTCTGCATTAGAAAAATTAAAACGTCTGCCATGAACAACAAAATCAATCATGAAATCATACAAACTTCTTTGTCACCAGATAGACACCAAACATGCAAAATATTGAAACCAATGTAGCATCTTATATCAAAATCAACTGTCATAAATCAATGCCGCGTTGGCTTATGTCTTTTAaaccttaccttgctaaattttcTATCGAACTTATCCGTTTTTCAAATTGGacataccattaactgttaaaaggggtgcttaccaaaaagatactgactgcaCAGCATGATCTACACAGGTCGCAAAGACAGACTCAATCGTGTACAGCATGCTACGGATTAAATATGATCTAAATGTCACCTGTTTTCCAAATATCATATTGAGCTACTAACACTGAATACTAGTAAGTGATTCTATAGATTTGATTTTACTTACTACAGCGTTTTcatattaaaaagaatatttacaattacAAGTACTAAAATATGAactcatacttaaattttttaaaaagtgaaacaaatcaaatttacataaatttggaAGCATGTCTCTTTGAAACATAGATATTATTCTATTTTACACGTCAACAAAAATcaccatttttatatttaaaacatgataaaggCATAAACGTTCACACAACACtatttaacagttaaattgtctTGTATTATTTGTTCAGACTAGTTATTTCACATTATCTGCCCTATTAAAGGTACTTCCGTAATCTTGAAATTGTATGACCATCATATCTTAGGTGAAATGATACTGTTCGAAAACTATATGCAACAGGCTAATAGCATCAAAGCCGTGCAATTTGCAAGATCCCAATGAAAAGTGACTGTATAACGATGTGCAAATGAAATATGGATAATAAACAAAGTCTATATTTTACCATTAAGTTTCTAAATTTAGGCAACATTTACAGATGCTTTGAAAAGTATTTATTGAAAATTAGGAGAATAAGGTTACTTTATAAACATGAATGGGCGGTGTGTGTAGGTGGGGagtttgtggggggggggggggggcggggggtgaGGTGCATGCATTACCTTTTTATTTCCATGGACAAAGTGTTTGTATTTTACTAGCACTTTGGTTTTGGAAGACTTTGAACCTTTCTCACAATGAAACTTAATTTCACATAATTTTGCCTTGCATTTGTTTGGTTTTAAAAAGATTTTGCTGCACACTTCTAATGT
Protein-coding sequences here:
- the LOC128557571 gene encoding uncharacterized protein LOC128557571, with translation MENLCKEVDEKIHVNLENEEIQDIAKAVDVMVRQRFVEALHGINTEIKIDRLEFIGSMAEDTRIWVPELASCEWDLEFDYLVVIKSWPGCGDFIFVPSDEEGKMKIMYEVTDPQSVTGKYMNLNTAMKLSFMNTVLKGIRAKCERNMCTRQLSNLRTDHGCQCCTIYMKTGNLRITDVPISTGNVKQETVLFFVWSSIERSVCNPFRPIKLPNRSHDQYAEDMLQIKVDFNPVLEVNNKMIVERKADGKAVVLEENNKYFLFPYFPRLNNLDWRISTCHSELKHLKDTSKEHKLAFCVLKFIGKAFQVYGNIEYVKSYEAKCVVLNHIRGVKHQTEERIYAF